The following DNA comes from Weissella koreensis KACC 15510.
ATTTGCTTCGCTCAGATGCAAATTATAAAGCCTCACAGCATCAAACAGTGGCCGAAGAATATCATTCTACGCCTGAAGTCGGCATTGATGTGAACGGATTCAACCAACAGGTTAGTGCTAAACCATATGAATTGCCAGATGTAAGCCTTCTAACTAAGGCTGATTCAACCGATCAAAGCGATGAGAAGAATCAATTGGCAGAAAAATCTCGGATTTTGCAACAAACTTTAGAGAGCTTTCATATTAAGGCCACGGTTGAAAAAGTTGTTTTGGGACCCACAATTACGCAATATGAGATTAAACCGGCAGTTGGAGTAAAGGTTTCTAAAATAACCAATTTGGCAGATGATTTAGCAATGGCTTTGGCTGCTAAAAGTTTGCGAATTGAAGCCCCGATTCCTGGTAAATCATTGGTTGGAATTGAAGTAGCAAATGAACATCAAGCTGTGGTTGGATTCCGAAATATGTTTGAAAAGGTTGGGGTTAATCGTAAGAAAATTTTGGAAGTTCCTATTGGTATGAGTGTAACCGGTGAGACTGTAAAAATGGATCTTACGAAGATGCCACATCTTTTAATTGCTGGATCAACTGGATCTGGTAAGTCGGTAGCAATTAATACTATTTTGGCAGCAATTTTATTGCAGGCTAAACCATCAGAATTACGGTTAATGTTAGTTGACCCTAAAAAAGTAGAATTAAGTGTATATAATGATATTCCTCATTTGATCACACCAGTGGTTTCAGAGCCGCGTAAGGCAGCCGCAGCTTTGAAAAAAGTGGTTGCTGAGATGGATAAGCGATTTGATAAACTAGCTGAGATGGGCGTTCGAAATTTGGATGGCTATAATAAGGCAGTTGATGAACATAATGCCCAAGGGCAAAGCCAGTTACTACATATGCCTTATTTAGTTGTCATTATTGACGAATTAGCTGATTTGATGATTACAGTATCTGGTGAAGTTGAACCAGCTATTGTCAGAATCGCACAATTAGGCCGAGCAGCTGGAATTCATTTGATTGTTGCAACTCAACGACCTTCTGTTGATGTTATTACTGGTTTGATTAAAGCCAACGTGCCATCTAGAATGGCCTTTGCGGTAGGTTCTGGAACCGATTCTCGAACGATTTTGGACGGAAATGGCGCTGAAAAATTACTTGGACGTGGAGATATGCTATTTAAACCTATTGGTGCAAATGGTGCTGAGCGTGTTCAAGGGGCCTTTATGTCTGATGATGATGTAGAAACATTGACAAACTTTATTAAGCAACAAGGTAGCGCAGAATACGATCAAAATATGGAAATTACAGATGCTGATCTTAAATCTATGGATGGGAATGGGTCTGAATCTGGTAATGACAAAAGTATGTTAGATGAAATGTGGGACGACGCACTAGACTTTGCTGCAATCGAAGGTGAAGTTTCAGCTTCAATGATGCAACGTCACTTCCGTATGGGTTATAATCGTGCAGCACGATTAGTCGATGATATGGAAGCACAGGGCGTGATTGGCAGCGCAACAGGTGGTAAAAGGCGTCCGGTCTTGATGAATAAAGAACAGTGGTATGCCAGTCAAGAACAATTGAACAATTAGGTCAAATTGTTATGAAAAATAATGGTATTTTATAAGATATTAAAAAAGCTAGGGTTATTTTCCTTAGCTTTTTTATTTAATTTAAATAAAGATTATAGTTATAGGTATGTATTAAGTTATTAAGATCATAGAATATATTTAGGTCAAAGGTAAGTAATTAATACATTTACCGTGTATAATTAAGTTAGATAATAAAAACTATAAAAACGAGGACATGATTATGACACCAGGAGATATTTCATTTTTAATTATTGCCATTGCCATTTTAGCATTGGTCTTGTTTATCGGTTATTTTTTAGTACAATTAAGTGCAACTTTAAATTCAGTGACTCAAGATGTAAAATTAATCGCGCATGATGCTGATGACCTTTTGATTAATACCAATGATCTTTTGAAAGACGTGAACGGTAAAATGGTCACGGTTGATCCAGTTTTTAAAGCAGCCGGAGATTTGGGAATAAGTGTTTCTGAATTGAATGAATCTGTTAGAAAAATTAAAGAAAAATCTGGTAAGAAAAAAAGTGGATTAGGTTTTAGTTTAGGAACGGCTGCAACAACAGCTAATATGTTTTTTAATATGAGAAATAAGAGCAAACAAAAAGCAAGTCGGAGGGGAAAATAATGAAAAATTTAACTAAAGGAATTTTATTAGGAACTTTAACAGCGGGGGTTGCAGCAGCAACGGCTTATTATCGTTCACTATCACCAATGCAAAAAGAGGCAGTACAAGATCGCTTCTTAGATCAATTGGCAGCAAGCAAAGTAAAAATGGATCAGTTAAAGAATGATACAACGGATCACTTTAATATTTTAATGAGTGAACTAAGATATGCACAAGAAAATGATGAAGGGTGGCAAATTTTATTAGCTGATTTCAAGCAAGAATATATAAATCTTAGTAATCAAGCTAAAAACCAATATACTTATTGGCAGCAAGCATTGGCTGAACAGGTAGATGCTCATTTAGATATTGATGTTCCTGGCACAATGGATCAGATTCAATCTAACTACTCAGAAATCAAGAGTCAAGCAGCCAAAGTTTTTGCGGAAGCAAAGAGTAATTTAGTAGCTGATCATCAAAACTCAAAAAATGAAGTTGATAAAAAAATTGATGAAGCTCAAGCTGAATTTGATATCGTTTTAGATGCGCAACAAGCAGACGTTAAAGCTGCCTTAGGTTTAGCTGAGGATGTGATACCAACGAGATTAAGTAAGATCCATAATTAAGATGAAAGAGGGCCTATTATGGTAATTTTATCATGGATTATTATCGGTTTAGCGCTCATTCTATTGTTGGGATTTAGTTATTGGTTTATTCGTAAAACTAAAGTACAATTGGCAGTTTTACTAGGAGTAAGCGAGATATTACAACGTGAGTCTGAACCAGTTTTAGAACAGGTTGAGAAGTTGCAGGTGACGTTAGTCGAAAAACAAGCCCAAATGGAACGAGCTCAAGCTGATTTTAATGATCATAAAGATTAATATTAATATAACGGGTGTTTAAGAATGTGGGATAATATCATTTAAATCATGAATCTTTTGACACTTTTATAGAGGTCGGGACATTTTTGTTCTAACCTCTTTTTTAAATTCACTGCTAATATAATATGGATGAAAGTAGCGTATCCATCTGCTTTAGGAAAATATATTATTAATAATAAATTAAACCATTAAAATAGGAATTAATGATTATTAATATTAAATCTTTTGGTTAGAATAAATTGGACCAATTAAAAGTAATGTTTGATTGGTTCAAACGGTATGTTAAACTTAATATATTGATAAAACGTTTAGGAAACTTTTCCTTTGAATAAAAAATAAAAATGAAAATGGACATAAAATAATATGAGTAGTAATTTAACGATTATGCCGTTTGGTGGAATGCGCGAAAACGGTAAAAACATGTATGCAATTACAGTTGGTGAAGATATTTTCATTCTAGATGCTGGTTTGCAGTACCCTGAGAGTGATCTTTTAGGGGTTGATGTTGTGATTCCTGATTTTAAGTATCTAGTAGAACATGCAGACCAAATTGCAGGAATATTCTTAACCCATGGGCATGCAGACGCTATTGGTGCATTGCCTTATCTTTTGAAACAAATTTCAGCACCTATTTTTGGTTCAGAGTTAACAATTGAGCTTGCTAAATTGGCAATCAATAATGATTCTGAAATCAAGAGTTTCGACGATTATCATGTGGTGAAGGGAAGTCAAGAAATTGATTTTGGAGCAGTTAAGATTTCTTTCTTTGAAACCACGCATACCATTCCCGATTCTTTGGGGATTGTCGTTGGTACGCCAGAAGGACAAATTGTCTATACCGGTGATTTTAAGTTTGATACCACAGCACAAGGTGCTTATCAAAGTGATTTAATGCGTTTAGCTGAAATTGGCCGTAAAGGGGTAAAAGCTCTTTTGATTGATGCAGCTGGGACTGGTAATATTGGGCAAACTGCGCATGAATCAGAAATTGCTAAGTATATTTTTGAAACTTTCCGGCACCATGCTGGACGGATTATTGTGGCATCAGCTGCCTCAAATATTCAACGTATACAACAAGTAATTAACGCTGCTTTTCAAAATCAACGAAAACTGGTATTATCAGGAAATGATATTGAAAAGGTTGTTCGAACAGCACTTAATCTGGGTAAATTGGACTTACCAATTCCTGAGAATGAGTTGTTTGTGTCGTTAAAAAATATGGATTCCTTAAAGCCAGAAGAAACTGTCATTTTGGAAACTGGTAAGATGGGAGAACCTGTTCGACATCTTCAACGGATGGCGCATGGGGATGATCGTAATATCAAGATTCAAACAGGAGATCTTGTTTTCATAACAACGACTCCGTCTACTGCAATGGAAGGTTATGTTGCCCGAACTCGAGACATGTTGTTCCGAGCAGGAGCTGATGTTAAACAAATTTCAAATGATATGAAATCATCTGGACATGCTTCTAAGAATGATTTTCAAATGATGTTGAATTTGATGAAA
Coding sequences within:
- a CDS encoding ribonuclease J is translated as MSSNLTIMPFGGMRENGKNMYAITVGEDIFILDAGLQYPESDLLGVDVVIPDFKYLVEHADQIAGIFLTHGHADAIGALPYLLKQISAPIFGSELTIELAKLAINNDSEIKSFDDYHVVKGSQEIDFGAVKISFFETTHTIPDSLGIVVGTPEGQIVYTGDFKFDTTAQGAYQSDLMRLAEIGRKGVKALLIDAAGTGNIGQTAHESEIAKYIFETFRHHAGRIIVASAASNIQRIQQVINAAFQNQRKLVLSGNDIEKVVRTALNLGKLDLPIPENELFVSLKNMDSLKPEETVILETGKMGEPVRHLQRMAHGDDRNIKIQTGDLVFITTTPSTAMEGYVARTRDMLFRAGADVKQISNDMKSSGHASKNDFQMMLNLMKPENILPVQGEYRLLNSGARAAKELNYSDDNIFILENGDRLVLEENGKFELSGSIQVNATMIDGSGVGDIGSIVLNDRRILSEDGVFIAVITIDRKKKRIVANAKIDSRGFVYVKTSRELMKEATELVETTVAAGIKNSKEFDWGNLKSSVRDALGKFLYDQTHRKPVILPVIMEANQNGRRRRSPNKKGDEHQSSPKNSNQESSKKEVTNNKTENKPNSNKKRPRHKRPNENNVKANDVNETKN
- a CDS encoding DUF948 domain-containing protein, which encodes MTPGDISFLIIAIAILALVLFIGYFLVQLSATLNSVTQDVKLIAHDADDLLINTNDLLKDVNGKMVTVDPVFKAAGDLGISVSELNESVRKIKEKSGKKKSGLGFSLGTAATTANMFFNMRNKSKQKASRRGK
- a CDS encoding DNA translocase FtsK, translated to MASPRKTTKNAAKKKRKTSRKKQTENTKYTLHIIGLIGILAAITAIGQFGIVGAFLANVTRWVVGDTYQLFLVLTLIVLVGLAVYGKMPAIKRQHLIGIGLFYLGLTLIGSIRLFNHLNQHHQFVHRVTSLIEQDINNNLVRTSVGGGSLGALTLSLTYPALANWGSWIIAVVLLISGVVVLFKLPVKDLMIGIFSATEYTANKVSDSTRSAVEVSAKKMTELNEAYKQRRSNIAAEVFEADFEVKNSKHTSNKNVVETPFSNQDVQKEIHGNPFAPEFGEPASDQTISTKDEFVMPEIIAPSGGPAVMQTVKAPGFSTIKHQIDPETGEILDSDSSDELEVDTMVQTKVNEVEHIQFRTNPNFNSNVITTQINTGITEDNNLEKIAESLEPNLLDSEEIATLNNSDQTGNSNSDESEFEPELEPDPDPKLGSVTNEFKSGAELAAELVPKSEAEEVPIPKSAAASHVDLLRSDANYKASQHQTVAEEYHSTPEVGIDVNGFNQQVSAKPYELPDVSLLTKADSTDQSDEKNQLAEKSRILQQTLESFHIKATVEKVVLGPTITQYEIKPAVGVKVSKITNLADDLAMALAAKSLRIEAPIPGKSLVGIEVANEHQAVVGFRNMFEKVGVNRKKILEVPIGMSVTGETVKMDLTKMPHLLIAGSTGSGKSVAINTILAAILLQAKPSELRLMLVDPKKVELSVYNDIPHLITPVVSEPRKAAAALKKVVAEMDKRFDKLAEMGVRNLDGYNKAVDEHNAQGQSQLLHMPYLVVIIDELADLMITVSGEVEPAIVRIAQLGRAAGIHLIVATQRPSVDVITGLIKANVPSRMAFAVGSGTDSRTILDGNGAEKLLGRGDMLFKPIGANGAERVQGAFMSDDDVETLTNFIKQQGSAEYDQNMEITDADLKSMDGNGSESGNDKSMLDEMWDDALDFAAIEGEVSASMMQRHFRMGYNRAARLVDDMEAQGVIGSATGGKRRPVLMNKEQWYASQEQLNN